In Mytilus edulis chromosome 8, xbMytEdul2.2, whole genome shotgun sequence, the genomic window aatttataattttagtcgCACAACGTAAAATGGTGAAACATAATCAGTACAAAACCATTACACCTCATTGAAAATACCGAATGCAAAATAAGAGGGCTTAAGTAATGTCAAAGAATACTTATAGTAGCTTTATCTTTGAACACTGCTGTAAGATGAATGTCAGCAAGAAGTTGATATTTCTTTTATTGTATAGATTAAGTCAAATTCTTACTTTTTGTCAATAAAAGATGAAACCAACACGTTGATATACAATATCTGTATGTTgtcgaaaaaaattaaaatgtatttgtaagAGCTTTAGAAACGTGACGAAAAAAGAGGCTCTGTCgagcttttctcctgtttcgtagcgagtacaaaAGCATTTTAGATTTCccgacaatgtacatgtattgcttATATCCTGAAATTACTCCCTACACTTTAAACTCTAGTAATTAAATCAAACTCATTGTctctaattttttaaagaaatggtcATCATTGAAACGCAGAACGCAAGAGGACCCCACAATGATCTGGTTAGGAAACAGAACTATTCATTTTACCGCTTGCTCAACGTGAAAGTGGGATTACAAAACACTTTTTTTGTACaagtaaatgtttgttttatttgtacttgtacaaaaaaaaacaaaaaaatatttgtatacctgttatttgtacaatagttggctAATTGCAGGACAAAAAAATATCCATCCGAGGCCTTTTTCTGATTTAGATCCATCAAGGGCGATCGAAACCAAAAATTAGAAATTCAAGGATGTATTTGAACCAAAAGGATGGACATTAAATCTTGGTGAAAGGAAAACCATGAAGTATGTCTCTGGTACACGTGAAGACTGATttcccattatttttttttacttttatttgatgATAATTTGAGGCTATATTAAGGCCATAGTTACACGTTCATAGCATTTGATCAGAAAAGCATGGCGTTCGTTACTTACTTGAATATTGAAGGACGAAACGTGTCGCTATTTTCCCTATGCTTCCAATCATGTATATTTCCTGAAGGTAGATTATGCCTTAATGACTTCAACATTTTATAGCATGGGTAGCATCCCGACGAAGTAAGCTTGGTTGTGGATTTGTTTGTTTGCTTCTTTTGATAACAGATGTCCGTGTGTTTGATGTAAGAGTTTTGATTTAAGTTCTTTTCAAAATGATCACTCTTCAGCTTAACATTGTATGTGTGCGCACATTCTTTAACCGAACAAGTTATTGTGAGCAGGTTTGCAGATGGGTTGAGATGATGGAAACTGGGtgattttcaaaactatatttagACAAGAAAAATGTTTGCAGGAAAAGTATTATAAGAGTATTCCATATCAAAGAATGTGCCTTTTAAGATACTAATATATAATAGCTAACTTGAGCACTCAGCCTTCCAATATTTATCGTAATAACCGACACATCCTATACATGCAGTGGAATACGTATATTAAAGAGTTGATCATGAACATGGGTTCatgtatataaaacattaaacattttatcaatgaaattcaagtactggtaaaatttcaaagaaaaaaggTCAATAACAATAATATGAATTTTGCTTTTTGCACTGGTATACCTCTATAAAATAATTTGAGGTGTCTTAAAATAAACCAATAAAATTTGACCCTTTTGACTTCGATTAAAAAAAAGCAAAGGCTGGAATGATTTTAAGAATATCTTATtaacaaagttttaaaaaaaaatgtcttaaacTATACTAGATGTGTACCAAGCTTTGACagaattatgttaaaatgatgaaaaacaaGTATCTAGAAATCAATAGTGTAACAAAAATATTTCCTGTTTTCCGTATATCATTTATCAATGGACTTAATTTTCTTCCAGTAAAAAATCTTTATTATATTGATAAACAATCCTGGATGTTTTTAACTCttacagaagcttcttacaatcaaaagattgaatttagaggatttttttttaataatgagagggttagcgctatagaaccaggtttaatccaccattttctacatttgaaaatgcctgtaccaagtcaggaatatgacagttcttgtccattcgtttttgatgcgttttgttatttaattttgccatgtgatcatggactttcctaattgattttcctctgagttcagtatttttgtgattttactttttttataccatttgtgttgagcctgcgactaacATCAATACTAGGCGAGCCACTGGGTTCTGCAGAATCCTTACGATTTATTTTTTGATATTGTACTTATAGTGTGTAACAGATCCAATTTATTCGTTCAGGGTATGTTAACGTTGTTTtgttaataagttttttttattaagatgacccattttaatttatatgttattgtgCGTCTTTCAATGTTGCAATATAATCTatttcaggttagggtgaaggttgtggcctgttaaaacgtttaaccCGCTGCATTTATTtacacctgttctaagtcaggaacctgttgttcagtcgTTTGTTGATCTGTTTCATTAacgtttttcgtttctcgttttttataaagataagaacgttattttcctgttttaattgttttacattagttattttttatacctttatagcttgcaatcggtgtgagccaaagctccgtgttgaagggcatactttgacttataagtgtttactttttacacattgtcaATTGTTGTCCTTATAccaaattttcttatttctatatttagcAAAATGGTAATTCAATAAAGTCAACGAGACAGTAGACTTCAAGCAATATGGTTTTCGAGTTTAGTTGCTTTTAAAGTAGCCAATGAGACAGTAGACCTCTTACAATAACGTGCTTAACTGAAGTGTAGTCAATGAGACAGCTGATTTTTAGCAATCTGACATTCACTGAGTACATGAGGCAGAAGACTTCTACGCACGTATTTCTAGAGTATAGCCAATGAGACAGTAGATTTCGCGCAATACGGTGCTTGAGTACAGTCAATGAAACAGCTGACTGTTAACAATATGATTCTTCTGTGTAGTCAATTAAACAGATGACTTTTATGAAAGTGAGATACAACGTCGTGGTTCGTATGCAGTATCACAATATCAAACCGCaaattgggaaacaagttatgaGATACAACCTCGGGGTTCGTATGAAGTATCACAATATCAGACCGCAAATTGGGGTAAATAAGATGACAATAAAAGGTTACATAATTACTAGGATATTGATTCCCGGGTTTCAAGCCCTGATAGAATATCCTAAAGTATCAGTTGTTTAAACGAAGACATTTTGAAATTGTATTAATTCATATTAATTTTGTAGAATAAAACCCAGTGATTATTATATATGTGTGCGCGTGTCTTGTATATTTCAATTTAGACCTATAgcgttgtctaattggcactcataccacaacctCTTTATCTATATGTTTTTTAACTAGACAATGTGTTCAACAGAATAATAATACAAATGGTAccaagatacgtttatagcattctgtttatgttactgttttctttaggggACATGTTTATGGCCTGATTAACACATGTGAttgtctttaatctgttgatcactttatcttggGGTTGATTGGTGTTGTCACTACGATTTAtacgggtcaatgtttacttagCAATTTCCTTCAATCATGACTACGTGTAATCGTCGTTTGTAAAGGCTtcagattttaatttttctttctttttagaaaacttaaatccacgaatttaaaaacccacgaataTGTAAATGTTGCTGAAACCACgaaaaaaattgatacccacgaattaaagtactttcacagctACTGAGTCAATGTTTATTTGAACAGTCGGTAACATTGACGAATTGTCCCTTTATTCCTGTTTTAAAATGATGAGTATTAACAAACAAATATGCTTGTTTCATATGATTCCACATATTGAAGCATACACAATAATCTGTTCTTGTTATCACATTTTTAttaccttgaacagacaacacaTGTCAGTGGATAATTTGCTTTGTACGGTGGACATTTCAAAGATCCACATTTGGTTAGAACGTTATAGAAAAGTTTACCATAACGTTCATCCACACCTCCAATAATATACTCTGGATTTATGTCAACGCACACAAACGCCGATGCAGATGCCTCAGTATGACCTCCTGACGCCAGATATCCATGGTATTCTTCCTTCCAGTCACTGTAACATGTGTTCTTCCCAGGAATCATTATAACAGACGTAGCTTGAGTTGCTCTACATAGCGCACATGGGACATCTTCGTTGTCACTATCAGAGGCAAAAAAGTTAGTATCAAATTCACCACCGTACATGAAAGCACCATCCGGCCCACTAGTCTTTACATAATTTGGATCTGGTGGTAAACATACATATTCAGCAGCAGAGCCTGATTCACCATAGTAACCACCACCGGCATAGCCTGAGAAAATAATGCATATATATTACGTTTTCACAGGTATGGTGATCATGTACATATTGTAAACAATCAGTCCTGAGTCAATTTGAAAGAAAACTAATGATTAAAGAGTAATGTGTGAGCTAAGAAGATGTATTGACTTTAGACTGCAGTTTAAAAGTCCTCATTGGGTTCTTATAGCTTCTCTTTCAGACACTAACACTCTGATTTAAGTGCGAAGTAAGCTTGAAATCTCCACGATCTCAATCACATGGTGAGCATAAGAAAAACCTGTTTTGGTTGCTATCGTCTACCGACGAAACTTTTAGGTAGGTCTACaataatattcaacaaaatatGTATACtcctttatttcttttattaagACAACGTCCTGCCAAGAGAAATTTGTAAAGAAATTGAACAACATCAATGTTAATTATTAACTATTTTTGTAAGTGTAAATCATTTGACCactaaaataaaacattgtcTACATATGATTAACTTTGCCTACAACAAGAGTTATTGGCAGGGTATTTTTTGACTGTCAACGAATATGGTATCGGAATATGTACAACAAGCGTACATTGCACTTGATATAGATGTTTTAGAATTCAGCATAGTAAAAAACATCTGGAGGTTGTTGTCATTTTTGGTTGCATTTTGTCAAACTAAAGTGCATCAAAATGCAGACAAATGGTTCAAAAGAAACCTTTCCATTTGTAGAAAACTAATCATAAATACCAagattgaaaatttgtatttgcgccagacgtgcgttttgtctacaaagtTACCTGTGACACTcgattaaaaaaagtttaaaagactTAACAAGGgaacgaagttaaagagcattgaagacTAAACATTCcacagctaaggtaatcaatttttttttcgaagAAAATCCTTTGCATTTcaagaattcaaagttttgtaaacatttaatttataattatgaccatatcactgataattcatatcaacaccaaagtgctggcTTCTTGGCTAGTGATTCCCTTAGGGAATAAATATTCCACCAGAAGTGATATCGCCCAGTGGTTGTAAAAATATGCATCATAGTTACATGAACCAAGATTGGTTAAACTGTATTCTGagtaattatatattaaataatggGCAATCTCACAAATTAGGATAAACAGCATAGGGATACTTGTACTCAAGGAATATAAATGAGCATTGATTTCACAAATGCGTGGTTTACAGCGAGAAACAATACACTTTAAGTACTAAATTCACAATAGCGTAAATACCGAGCTCCattgaaaattctaaaaaaacaGATGCACAATATGGACTCATAGCTCAAAAGTGTATGAGAGTAGAAACTTTGTccgtttttttgtgtttttaaatcttttgCTTTTTACTGGTCGACCATTCGAGCCTTACTGGTAAAAAGATGGATCTTTGGCGAGGTTATGTATATTTTGTGATTGTAATGAACAAATTGATGCTTtcaatcaaataaatgtttttaccTGAGTAAACTAATTCTGTACCATTATTTGGGCACTGCTTTCTTCCCCATCTGATATATGTTGCTCCAAACTCTAAAATCGACATGATAATGTTGTTGGTCGATTAAGGTAGTAATAATAAATTGCCAATAAGTTTCGATTTCATTTGTATAGAAAACATGACCAATATTCATGTTGTATTTCAGATTGTCTAAGAATAATTATTTGAACAAATCTTATTTGAAGTTCAGTTTAGTTCAAGGTTAACAAGTTTTACAAATATAGCTAACACTGGCCGTGAAGAATCAAGtaagaaaaatatatgtaaagTATGATGGTAAATTTACagtgaaaaagtttataattaGTTATCGAAAggaccaggattataattttatacgccaga contains:
- the LOC139484246 gene encoding short-chain collagen C4-like — encoded protein: MVVLCLIFFLCFKVNLVTTEEKRLLLNDPDVLVNRLNNVENIVAILNATVRQLTTENKQQAATNQQQEKTIQLQQSSIQQQQMSIQQQNTSIQRHQTLIQQQQVLIKQQEQTVKQLQGSIISIQKFGATYIRWGRKQCPNNGTELVYSGYAGGGYYGESGSAAEYVCLPPDPNYVKTSGPDGAFMYGGEFDTNFFASDSDNEDVPCALCRATQATSVIMIPGKNTCYSDWKEEYHGYLASGGHTEASASAFVCVDINPEYIIGGVDERYGKLFYNVLTKCGSLKCPPYKANYPLTCVVCSR